The DNA region AATGTTCGAGACAAAAGCGATGGTGGCGCCGAATTCGCCGAGGCTGCGGGCGAACGCCAGGATGGTTCCGGCCAGAATGCCGGGAGCGATCAGCGGCAGGGTGATGCTGATAAAGACCCGGACGGGGGAAGCGCCGAGGGTGCGCGCCGCCTGTTCCAGCTTGCCGTCCACGGCTTCGATGGAAATCCTGATGGCCCGCACCATGAGCGGAAAGGCCATGACCGCCGAGGCTATCGCCGCGCCTTTCCAGGTAAAGGCGATGGTGACGCCGAAGATGTCGTACAGCCAGGCGCCGATCAGGCCGCGACGTCCGAGCAGGATCAAAAGCAGGTAGCCGATAACCACCGGCGGCAGGATCAAGGGCAGGTGCACCAGACCGTCAAGCAGGGACTTGCCGAAGAAGGCGCCTCGGGCCAGCGCCAGAGCGGTGAGAATGCCGAGCGGCAGACTGAACAGCACCGCCCACAAGGCGACGCGCAGACTGAGGGAAAGGGCCTCGATCTCAAGCGGGGTCAAGTTCCACATAGTAAATCCTTAAGGCAACAGGCGGTGAAGCACAATGAAACCGTGCTTGGTGAAAATGGCGGCGGCGTCGCCTGATTTCAGTAACGCAAAAAAATCACGCACCTCGGGACTGTCTCTCCCGGCGATTATGGCGACCGGGTAAATGATGGGCGGATGGCTTGACGGGGGGAAATCGGCGATTACGCGCACTCGGTCGGCAAGCAGGGCGTCGGTGGCGTAGACGATGCCGGCGGCGGCCTCGCCATGCTCGACCAGAGCCAGAGCGGCCCTTACGTCCTGTGTTCCGGCCACGCGGCCCGAGACAGAGTCCCACGCACCGAGACTGATCAGCGCCGCCTTGCCATAAATGCCGGCGGGGACATGATCGGGGTCGCCCATGGCCAGCATCCCGCCCGCCAGCGCCGGCAGAAGGGGGAACGAGGGCGCAATCCGCGCCGTCATCGCGCTGTCGGCCGGAGCAATCAGCACCAGCCGGTTGGCGAGCAAATCGAGACGGGAGGAAGGCTCAATGGCCTTCTGGGCGGCCAGATAGTCCATCCATTGGGGACTGGCCGATAGATAGATATCCGCCGGGGCGCCGTGAACGATCTGTTGCGCCAGGGTTGAACTGGAAGCGAAGGAGGCGACCGCCGAGCCGGAACCTTTGGCGTTAAACAACCGGATGATCTCGCCAACCGGTCCGGCGGTGCTGGCGGTGGCGAAAATGGTGACTTTAGCGATGCTTGCTTCCGCCGAAGCAGCGACGATCAATGCCGCCGTCGCCGATGCGCGCAACAGCGCCATTAAGCGGAGTAACAAATTTTCCCGATGCCCGAACAACATTATCAAGCTTTCAACAGTCGGTACATGCTTATAGATATAGCGGATATTATTAATAAATGCCCGTTATTTTGTGCTGTAGACAAATAACAGGAATCGTTAATTCAGTTTATTCCCGACGCCCTGAATCCCGGTCAAACGGTTTATGCTTGCACAAAGGCTCAAAATACGGCAAATGAACTCGGCTGTTCCATATTACCCCGGCGTATCTTTATCGCCGTCTTGGCGTTTAGCTGAGTTGCCCCGGTGAGATTATGACCAGTTAATGTTGCGTGACGCCGCCCGTGGCGGCTCGTGTTTTCTATAGTATTTATGAGAAGAAGGACTTGATATGACTACTGGTACAGTAAAATGGTTCAACCCCACCAAGGGTTATGGCTTTATCGAACCGGGTGACGGCTCCAGGGATGCGTTCGTTCACATTTCTGCCGTTGAACGCGCCGGATTGACGACCCTCAACGAAGGTCAGAAGGTCGAGTTTGAACTCGTCCCCGGCCAGAATGGTAAATCCTCGGCGGAAAATCTCGTCGTTCTCGACTAGTTCCGGCCGTTCGGCTGCCCTAGCGCGCCGTTTGCTGTCTGTAGTCAGTTCTTCCAGGCTCCCGCCGCTCGTTGGGGGGCGTCGGGGTTGTTTGTCTCTGGTGATACGCCCTCGTCGGGGCGTTGACTGAAAGGTTTCAAATGGCTCGCAAGCCGAACTACAAGTTTGAACGCATGGAGCGTGATCGAACTAAGGCAGCCAAGAAAGCCGCACGCCTTAAGGCCAAACAGGATAAGTCCGCGCCGGAAAATTCTGAAAACGCCGACCACCCCGAAACTGACGAGCGGGAACCGGCGGACGAGGACTGACCTGTGGGGGAATTAAAGACGTGAGGGACTGTATACTTGACAAACCCACCTCTTTTAGGTAAGTTTCCGCTTAAGGAGATTGGTCAATGAGCGTTTTGGGCAAGCTATACTTTTACGATGAACCAGCCGCCTTTACTAAGCTGGAAGATATTGTGTGGCCTAGCGGCCCCATCTGTCCGCATTGCGGCGCTACAGATCGTGTTTATAAGATCAATGGCGAGAGCACCCGTATCGGATTGAAAAAGTGCGGCCATTGCCGCAAACAGTTCACTGTGAAGGTAGGAACCGTTTTTGAATCCAGCCATGTGCAACTTTATAAGTGGTTCCAAGCTGCTTACCTCATGAGCTGCAGCAAGAATGGCGTTAGCGCCTATCAATTGCACCATGTACTAGAGGTGACCTACAAGACGGCTCGGTTCATGGCTCGCCGTCTGCGCGAAGCCATGGCGATGCTTGGCATGGAACCCATGGGTGGGGAAGTAGCTATTTTTGAAGTAGATGAAACATTCATCGGCAGCGACTACACCGTGAGATCCAGTCATGCTGTTGTTGCTCTTTGTGGTATTATTGGAAAGCGGTTGACCTACATGGACTCACGATGGGCGTAGCGGTAGCACATAGTCTTGATCCTTTGCTGGGAGGTTTTTACACTCTTAGTGAGGCCGCACGTCTACTCAAAATAAATAATAGTCAACGTATATCTCGTTGGCTGAAATCTGGGAACGGATGCCCGATAATTATACGCGATTACGAGCCTGTGGAGAAATCGCAGGAACTTAGCTTTTGGGATTTAATTGAGGTCAGGTTTGTCGAGCATTTTCGGTCGCAGGGGTTGAGCCTTCAATTCCTAAGAAAAGTTGCCGAGAAGGCGCGTATTGAGTTTAAATCTTCCCATCCGTTTGCCTTATCGAAGGCCAGATTTTTGACTGATAGAAAGCGTATATTTCAGCAAACTGCTGAAGAAGAGGGTGAGGGTAAGACGCATGATATCCTTAGTGGTCAATATGAAATGTATGAAGCCATTGAGGAAATATTAGCCAAGGGGGTTGCTTTTGATACTGCGACAGAGCTTGCACGAGAATGGAGACCTCTTCAGAGCGAATGCCCTAACGTAGTTATCGACCCTCGCTTTGCTTACGGACATCCTGTTGTTGGCGCAAAACACATTCCCACGTCTGCGCTTTTCCGTCAGTGGCGATCCGACAATGGGAATCGTGAGCGTGTTGCAAATTGGTATGGCGTAAACCGAGGTGACGTTGATGAAGCAATCGAATTTGAGTTGAGGCTGAATGCGTGAAGATAAGGGCCGATGAGCACGTCGCAGAGGCGATTGTTCGAGCGGTCCAAGAGATCGCGTTAAGCCCTGGATGGGAATTATCACACGTTATTTCGTCTGGATATAAAGGGTCAACAGACGAACATTGGGCGACCCAATTTGCTAAAGAAGGTGGAAATGCTATTCTGTCGGCTGACACTGACTTTTTTAGGCGTCACCATCAAATAATAGCAATTTGTGATACGGGACTTAAAATTATCCACTTGCCTTCAAAATGGGCCACCGCAAGAGGAGACTTGCAAGCGGCTCATATTTTGCTTTGGTGGCGTCGAGTAGAAGCTAAAATTTCTATTATGACCTCACGACAATGTTATTGTCCCCCATGGAACATCACTGAAAGTGGTGACCTAAAGCAAGTGAAGGTTAATTATGAAGAAGCAAGAAAAAAAGAGCGAAAATATAAGCGCCGAACAGGCCGCTAAATTTATTGGTGCAGTTCATGAGCTAAATTGCGATCAGCGCGAAACTTCCTTTGAGGACAAACTGCGGCAGATCGCCAAAACCACGTCGAAAGAATCATCGTCAGGGGATGATAAGTGACTTTTGAAATCGAGCTAAATGAGCATATAGTTGCCGATCTGCAGTGGTCGTTTGAGCAAGGACCTATGCAAAATTCTTCTGGCCAGCGCTTACTTACGGAAAAAGAGGTTGGGAGGTTTGATGGGTTTGTTGTTCACATATTTGCAGATGAACATCCACCCCCTCATTTCCAAGTTAAGTACCAAAACCAAAGTGCGAGTTTTTCTATTCTGGATTGTCTGCGGCTTCGCGGGAACGTAGGGTTAGAACGATATGAATTTAACATTCGAGAATGGCATAAGAAATACCGGAGTGATTTGATTGATCAATGGAATGCAACGCGACCGACAAATTGCCCAGTTGGCCCCATTATAAAGTAATTCCAATCAAATTTTATAGGCCGGGCTTGCGAAGTTTGTATGTGCAAAAAAAATGGGGTGGCTGAGGGGATTTGAACCCCCGGCCTCCTGGACCACAACCAGGCGCTCTAACCAACTGAGCTACAGCCACCATAATTCAAGGGACTTTGATGTAGACGCAAGCGGCGGGTCCGTCAAGCCCACCCCCCTTTTTCAGGCGAAGCAGCGCCCGAGACGCGCCGAGGCCTCGGTTAGCACTTCCTCGCGCTTGTAAAAGCAGAAGCGGACGAAATTATTAACCTTATCTCCATCGTAAAAAGCGCTCATCGGCACCGCAGTGACTCCCGCCTTCACCGTGATGTGACGGCAGAAATCCTCGTCCGAGCCGGCGAACCCCAGCCGACTGAAATCGGCGGTAAGGAAATAGGTTCCCGCCGAAGGCAAAACCTTGAATCCCGCCGCCGTCAACCCCTGCGCCAACAAGTCGTGACGAATCCGCAAGCCGGACGCCAACCGCGTGAAATAGGCGTCATCCAGACGCAAGCCGAAAGCCGCCGCCTTTTGCAGGTGGGGAGGAACGGTGAAGGTGATAAACTGGTGAGCCTTGGCCACCGGCGCCAGCAAGGCGGGACATGCGACTACATACCCGACTTTCCAGCCGGTCACCGAGAAGGTCTTGCCGGCGGAGCCGATGCGCAGGCAGCGCTCCCGCATTCCTTCCTTGGTCATCAGCGGCAGATGAAGAACGCCGTCAAACGTCAGGTGCTCATATACTTCGTCGCAGACGGCGTAGGCGTTATGGGTTTGCAGCAGACCGGCGATGAAGTCCAGTTCATCGCCGTTGAACACCTTGCCCGCCGGGTTGTGCGGCGAGTTCAGAATAATCAGCCTGGTGCGGTCGGAGAAAGCCTCGGCCAGCGCCGCACGCGGCAGTTCCCAGCGCGGAGGCTCCATGCGAACCAGTTTTGGAATGCCGCCGGCGCGGCGCACCATCGGCAGGTAGGAATCATACAGGGGTTCGATCATCACCACCTCGTCGCCGGGATTGATCAGCCCCAGCAGGCAGGCGGCGATGGCCTCGCCGGCCCCCGAGGTCACCATCACCTCGGCGTTCCAATCCGCCTCGATGCCGTAAAAGCGCCGGTCGTGATCGGCTATCGCCCGGCGCAACTCCGCAATGCCCATCAGCGGCGGATACTGGTTGGGGCCTTGCAACAACGCCTCGGCGGCTTTCTCCAGAATTTCCGACGGCCCGTCCTCGTCGGGAAAGCCCTGCCCGAGATTGATGGCCCCATGCTCGGCCGCCAGGGCGCTCATGCGGTCGAAGACGGTGACGCCGTAGGCGCTGAGAATTGAATTTCCGATCAAGGGTTAGCGCTCTTTCGATTTTCCGTGTGTCTCGAAGGCGGCTTCAAGCGTCGCGGTTGACTGGCGCAGATCATTTTTATTGCCGCCGATAGCCGAGAGATCAAGCTCCAGAGCCTGAAGGAGCAGATCGGCCACGTTCATCTTGTCTTCCCTGCATGCCTGTTCATGGGCGGAAATAATTTTGTCGCTGAGTCGCCGCTTTGCGTCCATGATGAAAACTCCGAATATCTATGCGCGTATTATAAGAGATACATGCCGAATGCCTAAACGTTAAACCGGAACAGCATGATGTCGCCGTCTTTGGTCACATATTCCTTGCCTTCCTGGCGCGCTTTGCCGGCCTCCTTGGCCCCCTGTTCGCCGCCGCAGGCGATAAAATCATCATAGGCAATGGTCTCGGCGCGGATGAAGCCGCGCTCGAAATCGCCGTGAATAACGCCGGCCGCCTGGGGGGCCTTGGCCCCCGAAGGAACGGTCCAGGCGCGGGCTTCCTTGGGGCCGACGGTAAAAAAAGTGATCATCCCGAGCAAGGAGTAGCCGGCTTTGATGATGCGGGCCAGCCCGGTTTCTTTCAGGCCGAGGGCTTCCAGGAACTCCTCCCGTTCCTCCCGGCCGGTCAGTTGCGCCACTTCTTCCTCGATTTTGGCCGAGATTACCACGCACTTGGCGCCGTCCTCGGCCGCCCGCTCGGCGACCCGGCGCGAAAGCTCGTTGCCGGCGGCGGCGGCCTTCTCCTCGACGTTGCAAACATAAAGCACGGGCTTGGCGGTCAGCAGTTGCAGTTCCTTAAAAGCCTTGCGATCCGCTTCGTCGATTTCAAGCCCGCGCGCCGGGCGACCGTCGCGTAGTTCCGCCAGGGCGCGTTCGACAAGGGTAAGGGTGGTTATCGCTTTCTTGTCGCCGCCGCGTGTTTTTTTGGTCAACGGGTCAATGCGCTTTTCAAGGCTGTCCATGTCGGCCAGCATCAACTCGGTCTCCACCGTTTCGGCGTCGCGCAGCGGATCGATGGCGTTCTCCACATGGGTGATGTTGTCGTCAACGAAGCAGCGCAGCACATGAACGATGGCGTCAACCTCGCGGATATTGGCGAGAAACTGATTGCCCAGGCCTTCGCCCTTGCTGGCGCCCCTGACCAGACCGGCGATATCGATGAATTCCAGCGTAGTGGGGACGACCTTGGCCGATTTGCCGATGGCGGCGATACGATCAAGGCGTTCGTCCGGCACCGACACCCGGCCCTTGTTAGGCTCGATAGTGCAGAACGGGAAGTTGGACGCCTCGGCCTGGGCGGTCTGGGTGAGGGCGTTAAACAGGGTGGACTTGCCGACATTGGGCAGTCCGACGATGCCGCAGTTAAAGCCCATTGCCGTCTTCGCCTTTCTTTTTAGGCTTTTGCGGCCTGACGGCCAGCGCCACCTTGTTTAAAAATCCGGCATTGTCGCCCGTCGCCAGCAGTCCGAAGTATTCAGCGATTGCGTCCAGCAGCGGGTCAAGCCACGCCTTGTCGGCTTTGGAGAAATCCTTCAGCACATGGCGGACGACCTCATCCTTGGCGCCGGGATGGCCGACGCCCATCCTCAACCGCCTGTAGTGAGGGCCGAGATGATCGTGGATGCTGCGCAGACCGTTGTGGCCGGCGTGGCCGCCGCCGTCTTTCAGGCGGATGCGTCCGGCCTCCAGGTCGATCTCGTCATGCAGCACGATGACATTTTCGGGGCCTATCTTGTAGAAACGACAGGCCTCGGCCAGGGAGCGTCCCGATTCGTTCATATAGGTCATAGGCTTAAGCACAATCACCTTGACGCCGTCGATTGATCCTTCGGCGGCCTTGCCCTGAAATCTGGCGCGAAAAGGCCCGAATCCATGGCGGCTGACGATGCTGTCCGCCGCCATGAACCCGATGTTGTGGCGATTCCCGGCGTAGTCTTTGCCGGGATTGCCGAGGCCGACCGCCAACAGCACGGCCGGCAAGCCTTATTCGCCTTCCGGCGCAGCCTCGCCTTCGGCTTTCTCGTCTGCGGCGCCTTCCTTTTCCGCCGCTTCTTCCTCGGCGGTCGGCAGAACGGTCGGCGCGGCGATGGTGGCGATGGTGAAATCACGGTCGGCGATCGCCGGGCGCACGCCTTCGGGCAGTTTGATGTCGCTGATGTGAAGACTGCTTCCGATTCCCAGACCGGCGATATCGGCGGTGATGCTTTCAGGGATGCTCTCGGCGGCGCAAATCAATTCCACGGTGCGGCGCACCACGTTAAGGACGCCTCCCGCTTTCAGGCCCGGACACAACTCCATATTAATGAAGTTCACTTTGACTTCGACGTTGAGCCTGGTGGTGGCGCTGAAACGCATGAAGTCAACGTGGACAGGGTGGTCGGTGACGGGGTCCAACTGAATTTCACGGGCCAGCACCCGATGGGTGTCGTCTTTCACCTTAAGCTCGAAGATGCGGGTGAAAAAACTTAGTCTGCGAACCTGTTGTTTCAGCTCGACGGGGTCCAGCGAGATTAACATCGGGGGTTGCTTGTTGCCGTAGATGACGGCCGGCACGCGGCCGGCGCGACGTGTGGCGCGGGCTGCCCCCTTACCTGCCCGTTCGCGTATCTCGGCGGTCATGCTGTTTGCTTGCGCCATTTTGGTAGCTCCTTTCGTTACTTCAGGTTTGGTCCGGCCTCCAGGGGCGCCGGCTTTTTAGAAATTATATGCGATTTGCATCAAAAGTTGTCATGTTAAACAAGCTTGAAACGGAGGACTCCTCGCTGATGCGGCGAATAGCCTCGGCCATAAGCGGCGCAATAGTCAGGTGTTTGATGGATTTTGAAGCGTTCACTTCCTCGGTGGCCTGAATGCTGTCGGTGGTGATCATGACGCTGAGCGGCGAAGCCGCCACCCGCGCCACGGCGCCGCCGGACAATACGCCGTGAGTAACGTAGGCTGAAACCTCGGACGCGCCAGCTTCCATAAGGGCGACGCCGGCATTACACAGCGTACCGGCGGAGTCGACGATATCGTCGATCATCAGGCATCGGCGCCCTTCAACGTCGCCGATAATATGCATTACCTCCGAGGCTCCGGCGCGTTCGCGGCGTTTGTCAATGATGGCCAGATCGGCGTTCAAAGGCTTGGCGATGGCGCGCGCCCTGATGACGCCGCCGACATCGGGCGACACGATCACCAATTCATGACCGGCGTAGCGTTCCCTGATGTCCTTGATGAACACCGGCGCTCCATAAAGGTTGTCCACCGGAATATCAAAAAAGCCCTGTATCTGGCCGGCGTGCAGGTCAATGGTCAGCACCCTGTCGGCGCCGGCTATGGTTATCAGATTGGCCACCAGCTTTGCCGATATGGGGGTGCGCGGTCCCGACTTGCGATCCTGGCGGGCGTATCCGAAGTAGGGGATGACGGCGGTAATGCGCCGGGCCGAGCCTCTTTTCAGGGCGTCCAGAGTCACCAGCAATTCCATCAGATGGTCATTGGCGGGAAATGACGTTGACTGGATGACGAAAATATCCTCGCCGCGCACGTTTTCGTGAATCTCGACGAACACTTCCATGTCCGAGAAACGACGGATGCAGGCGTCGGCAAGCGGCAAGTCAAGGTGTGACGAAATCGCCCCGGCCAAAGGCAAATTGCTGTTACAGGCGATAATTTTCATCTCTGAAGGTCTCTCCGGCGCTTTCAGACGCGGACCCCGGCGACAATAACAACGGGATACAAGGCTTCTTCCGGGTCAAACGCGCCGCAACTTACCAGCGTCGCCAACCCGTGTAAACGGCTTTTCTACATCGGCGGCGGCGGCGCTCGGCCCGGAACCTGCTTCGGCGCCTGGGGGGCGATCAGCCCTCGCGGGGAGGAGCCGTTGTCTTCGCGCGGCGCTTTCTCGGCTCTGCCCAGAATGTCGGCGATGCCGTTGACGGCCGCCGTCGCCACCATGGAGGCCGTTTCCCCCCATGAGCCGTCAAGACTGCCGGTCGGAGTTATGTTTTCCTGGGTAGCTTTGCCTACCTCGCCGCCGGCGGGAGTGAGAACTGTCCAGATCACCAGCACTTTTTGTTTTCCCTGATCCGCCGCCGTCATTTTGACTTCGCCCTTCAGCACATAGTCCATCTGCCTGGGGTCTTCGGTTATCGAGACATCGGTGAGCCTCAAGGCTTCTTTAATAGCGTCGGTCAGCATTTTGTTGCCGTCGCCGGGAGCGCCGATAACACTTTCCACCATCAGTCCGGCGCCTCTCAGCTCGGCGGGCGGCAGCACTTTTTCTTTTCTTTGCGCCATCTCGGCGAAAGGCTGAGCCGCCTCCTGACCTACCGAACGAATGATGCGCGGATCGCCGTTTTCCCATTCAAACCAGGTGCCTTGCACCCCTTGGGTAAAGTTGCCGACGATCTCGCCTTTTTCATTAAACATGGTCCAGAGGATGAGCATGACGAACGGCGCTCTGGCGTCTTCCCAGTTTGCCTCGGCCTTGCCCTTGATCACAAAGCGGCTTTTGACCGAGTCGGCGACGGTGGCCGACACTTCGCGCTCGACCAATGAATCCGCCACCGAGCGGGCCAGCAGCTTGGCCATCGGTCGGGACGGGCCGTCCACCGGCTCGACCAAAATATCATAACCGGCCTTGGGTTCGGCGAGGGGGGGCTTCCAGGAACCGGCCTCGTGCTTGAACGGCCGGGGGGCCTCGTTACAGGCCGTCGCCGCAAAGATAAACAGGAGAAAAAGGATGCGCATGTTCATACAAGGGCGCAAGTCGCAGCCATTATCAGAACAAAGGCCATCATCAGGAAAAACATATAAGGCATGACGGGATCATACGCGAATTATGCGCCTATGGTCCACATTCTCGCCGCAATTCATGGGTAATGTTTCAACAATCGCCATGAAATGGTAGATTGAAAACTCGTTGGCCGATTGTGGCGCCGTCGTAAAGGAAAAATCATCATGAAAAAATATTTGTCTGCC from Rhodospirillales bacterium RIFCSPLOWO2_02_FULL_58_16 includes:
- the modB gene encoding molybdate ABC transporter permease (part of ModCBA molybdate transporter; member of ABC superfamily; inner membrane component; regulated by repressor protein ModE) — encoded protein: MWNLTPLEIEALSLSLRVALWAVLFSLPLGILTALALARGAFFGKSLLDGLVHLPLILPPVVIGYLLLILLGRRGLIGAWLYDIFGVTIAFTWKGAAIASAVMAFPLMVRAIRISIEAVDGKLEQAARTLGASPVRVFISITLPLIAPGILAGTILAFARSLGEFGATIAFVSNIPGETRTLPLALFSAIQTPGGDADAMRLVVISVALAMAALAASEFLARRVAARLGE
- a CDS encoding molybdate ABC transporter substrate-binding protein, with translation MALLRASATAALIVAASAEASIAKVTIFATASTAGPVGEIIRLFNAKGSGSAVASFASSSTLAQQIVHGAPADIYLSASPQWMDYLAAQKAIEPSSRLDLLANRLVLIAPADSAMTARIAPSFPLLPALAGGMLAMGDPDHVPAGIYGKAALISLGAWDSVSGRVAGTQDVRAALALVEHGEAAAGIVYATDALLADRVRVIADFPPSSHPPIIYPVAIIAGRDSPEVRDFFALLKSGDAAAIFTKHGFIVLHRLLP
- a CDS encoding cold-shock protein codes for the protein MTTGTVKWFNPTKGYGFIEPGDGSRDAFVHISAVERAGLTTLNEGQKVEFELVPGQNGKSSAENLVVLD
- a CDS encoding aminotransferase, whose translation is MSALAAEHGAINLGQGFPDEDGPSEILEKAAEALLQGPNQYPPLMGIAELRRAIADHDRRFYGIEADWNAEVMVTSGAGEAIAACLLGLINPGDEVVMIEPLYDSYLPMVRRAGGIPKLVRMEPPRWELPRAALAEAFSDRTRLIILNSPHNPAGKVFNGDELDFIAGLLQTHNAYAVCDEVYEHLTFDGVLHLPLMTKEGMRERCLRIGSAGKTFSVTGWKVGYVVACPALLAPVAKAHQFITFTVPPHLQKAAAFGLRLDDAYFTRLASGLRIRHDLLAQGLTAAGFKVLPSAGTYFLTADFSRLGFAGSDEDFCRHITVKAGVTAVPMSAFYDGDKVNNFVRFCFYKREEVLTEASARLGRCFA
- a CDS encoding redox-regulated ATPase YchF, translating into MGFNCGIVGLPNVGKSTLFNALTQTAQAEASNFPFCTIEPNKGRVSVPDERLDRIAAIGKSAKVVPTTLEFIDIAGLVRGASKGEGLGNQFLANIREVDAIVHVLRCFVDDNITHVENAIDPLRDAETVETELMLADMDSLEKRIDPLTKKTRGGDKKAITTLTLVERALAELRDGRPARGLEIDEADRKAFKELQLLTAKPVLYVCNVEEKAAAAGNELSRRVAERAAEDGAKCVVISAKIEEEVAQLTGREEREEFLEALGLKETGLARIIKAGYSLLGMITFFTVGPKEARAWTVPSGAKAPQAAGVIHGDFERGFIRAETIAYDDFIACGGEQGAKEAGKARQEGKEYVTKDGDIMLFRFNV
- a CDS encoding aminoacyl-tRNA hydrolase, with the protein product MLLAVGLGNPGKDYAGNRHNIGFMAADSIVSRHGFGPFRARFQGKAAEGSIDGVKVIVLKPMTYMNESGRSLAEACRFYKIGPENVIVLHDEIDLEAGRIRLKDGGGHAGHNGLRSIHDHLGPHYRRLRMGVGHPGAKDEVVRHVLKDFSKADKAWLDPLLDAIAEYFGLLATGDNAGFLNKVALAVRPQKPKKKGEDGNGL
- a CDS encoding 50S ribosomal protein L25/general stress protein Ctc — translated: MAQANSMTAEIRERAGKGAARATRRAGRVPAVIYGNKQPPMLISLDPVELKQQVRRLSFFTRIFELKVKDDTHRVLAREIQLDPVTDHPVHVDFMRFSATTRLNVEVKVNFINMELCPGLKAGGVLNVVRRTVELICAAESIPESITADIAGLGIGSSLHISDIKLPEGVRPAIADRDFTIATIAAPTVLPTAEEEAAEKEGAADEKAEGEAAPEGE
- a CDS encoding phosphoribosylpyrophosphate synthetase yields the protein MKIIACNSNLPLAGAISSHLDLPLADACIRRFSDMEVFVEIHENVRGEDIFVIQSTSFPANDHLMELLVTLDALKRGSARRITAVIPYFGYARQDRKSGPRTPISAKLVANLITIAGADRVLTIDLHAGQIQGFFDIPVDNLYGAPVFIKDIRERYAGHELVIVSPDVGGVIRARAIAKPLNADLAIIDKRRERAGASEVMHIIGDVEGRRCLMIDDIVDSAGTLCNAGVALMEAGASEVSAYVTHGVLSGGAVARVAASPLSVMITTDSIQATEEVNASKSIKHLTIAPLMAEAIRRISEESSVSSLFNMTTFDANRI